Below is a window of Solanum stenotomum isolate F172 chromosome 7, ASM1918654v1, whole genome shotgun sequence DNA.
GAAATGGGTATTCGGAATTGGAAAAATACAATGGGTTATGGGAGTTGGCAAAATGGCTTGATTTggtctaaaagaaaaaaaaatctattgaatttaaaaattggCCAAATTTAATAAACTAGTGAATTcgactaaaaattaagtaagacgaattaatataattaactaacgagcttcttaattttaacgaaatagaataattaacttaattataaactaattaatttaacaatataaacGACTAAATAACCGAGCATTTAAATAAAGctaaaatccttttgagacaattttcgaacattcataaaatatactaattggacaaataattatataataattaacttaattatgaactaattaactcaaaatataagctattaattaattaaactaaataaccaaatatttacataaaattaaatcttcttgagacaatttttgaatattcataaaatgtactaattatatacataattatataaagacatattattatttaaacattataaaaagtgacaaaactatgtaaaataatttgagaaaaatattttgaattttataaagtcaattatttcaaatcatatgaaatttaagaaactcgatgattaatttacaTCGGGGAGGGTcgaaattgggtgtcaacaacatgaaaaatttaaatgtaATGTCAACACAAGCATGGGGAGCAGCCGcattatcatatttgtataattgtttatgTCGTGCATCaatgaaaaaatcaaataaaatttgtggATTTCTctctaaaaaatagaaaaaaaaattacaattaaatgTTGCCTAGTTGacagaaatttcaaaaaaaaaatcaaaagaatatTTCTACCAaaatccttattttttttttttaaaaaaaaaagtagttccACCAAATCGCTGccaagatttatttttttatatataaaaaagttgtCAAACGGCTGAAAatagctgccttggcagctttttagttaatttttttaaaaaaattcgttctcttcaaaaaaaaaaaatttaaatcgtttttcttaattttttttcgttttgaaaACAAGGCAgcgtttttattaaaaaatattttttttaacaaaaattacTGAAAAGGCAGCCTAATTCGACACCGATTACAGTTCATGCCtcattttgatgatttctacGTCGAGTCCAAAATTTTGAATGGAATCAGACTGCCTGTCagcgatttttttaaaaaataattaagaaaaaattttcaaaaaaaaaaaatgaaggaaaatgcTACCTTGGCAGGtagaaattttccaaaaaaagttttacaaaaaagctgtcaaatttttttttctatgaaaaCGCTGCCATAGCAGCGATATTAGTTGGAGGAAAAAATATTAGAGTTAAATAATCGTTGTTGTGCCAATGATTTTagtggaaaaaaaattggaccaAAATCGCTGCCCtggcagcgatttttattttaacaaagTAAACAGCGTTAATATGTGTCAGAGGGAAATCGCTCCGGTAGGAGCGATTTCGCctttttgattttaaaaaaatacgaTGTGccttttttggaatttttgacaattttttttgcccttttggctccggactcTTTAATATATGTTCCTTGTGTATTCATTTTGTATCAAGTGCATTTGTTCTTGTGTATCCACTTTGTACAAATACTATATTTAAGTGTAATTGCAACTGACTATAGATTTATATCAATGTATTAATATGTATTTTGTCCTTGTTATACATTTGCATTATGTGTTGTATACTCTTTCATAATATAATTGATACAATATTGTATCTCTCCCTTATTTAAGCATACTTAGAgttttgaatatgaaatcaaagaggaagaagagaggTCTCCATCATTTCTTGTCTGATATAAATATCTCACCTACATTTGATAGAATACAATTGATAAACACACAAAgcaaaatacttttttttttgttgcaattTGAAACATTGTATTAGGCTAAAAATACAAAGAGAGAGGACAGAGAGAGATAGGAGAGAATAGTTTCTATAAAATTCTAAGTATAGCTACAAATTGTACTTCTTCTAAGTACTTAAGCTATGTGTATTAAGTACATAACTCATGTTTGTCACACTATGTAATTTTCCCTTTGAGAAAATGATCTACAACATTATACATTTGATATACAACAATATACAAAACATATATTTGGTATATAATAATACACAAaactttcatatattttttaggataaactatataaatttcactagtttaggtcCTAATTACTAAGATTTTCggatagtttcaaatattacttcctctacCATATTTCATGTTTGAGATACATGAATTTGAATCCGcgagatatatgtattttttaaatcaagatacatattttatttgtttaaattaattggttgtaactgatttccttaattagaggaaTCATTGAGGATTTTCAGATTTTCAAAATACATGGAcaattaatttagaaatttaaattaatcaaatccctTAATATAAGACGGAAATCAAggtgtgtatatatgtatgattaattttattttactattctttaaaataataaatttcattaatattattaataaaagacaaaaacatgtACATCTTGGTcatttaatttgactaatttcattttattactcttaaaataataaattcattagtttgatgtatctattatcaatatatgacgtatccaacaaactaaacactagatacatgagtatcatacaagtacattcatatgtatcatagaagtatctagtattaatttcatgtatctatttatctaacctaatattaatttcatgtatctatctATATGacctaatattaatttcatgtatatatttatatgatctaattttaatttcatgtatcttttatatgtatctagtattaatctgatgtatcaagtatcaatttcatacatCATATTCAGGAAcatgtatctcggatacatagtaagcatatacatataattatatGTATCTAAATATGGAATGTAATTAAAACGCAGGAACTTAAGAATAAATCACGAGTGTAGAGTATTTGTCTTATCattaatccaaaaaaataaaaaaattcaagtcgATGTACGAAATTAATGATAGTGTAAATTTTCATCCATTAAAAAGTATGGAGAACTAATAGATTCAAACAATgtaaaaaatcctaaaatcgAACTTTAAAAGAATTAGAGCTTCGAATTAGATACATTAACATGGTAAGAACAAAGTTACAATACAATATCtcaaaataactaaacaaaatCTTACTTTACCTATTTATATAATGTTGATTATAGagaattgattttgaaatttagtACATGGAAACATGTATTGAGATGCTTGAGGAAgaaaggggtaatggtagatgtGTGTGACAAAACATGTATTGAAATGGCTGAGGAAGAAGGGGGGTAATGGTAGATGTGTGTAAACAGTGAATAACGTGGGGGAGTGGGCTGATGGTGTGAAGAGAGAGGAAGTAATTTGAATTGTTAAAGTCACATTAATTAAGGAGATATacttttaagataattattaaaaaccATATTTAAGGGGATTGTGtatctaatttaactttttaaaaaataaggtataattattaaaaagtggtattatatgtaatatttttaaactagaggtaaaatatgtatatatgataaTAAAGTATGTCTAGATAGAtagtttttcctattttttacaACAATATTTAAAAACTTGATATACAATTTCATACACTCAATATACAACATTATACAAAACTACAAGAGGTTCTTATTCACCcatatacaatacaatataaaattatatacttttatacaaaaattaactTTGTCTTCTTCCTTAAATTCAATACCATACTGTCCATATCCATCTagaatatctaaaaaaaattacaccaGATCACTCTAAATTTCAGATTTAATTTTCTCACTATGTACTCGATCGTTTGTAGCAATACCCACTCGAAACAGAGTTCTTTGggaaaattcaatttttaaattttgaagctTCAAACCATAACAATGGCACCTATTAAGTTTACTCAAGCTACCCCCACCGCCAAAAAAAGATCTTTTTCCCTCATAATTAGGACCAacaaaaagggaaacaaaattaatttagacATGATTGATTTAGTTAGAATatattttacctattatatatGTTATATCACTTATGAATATTTGTTTGAATCAAAGTATTCGATCTGGcgataataaaataaattttcacctATCAATTTATAAGAATAACCAACGTgttgaaaaaaaatgacatatgaatgactcaaaatattaagaaatctaattaatagaacaaataaataaattatattaaccAAATAGTAAAACAACTACCTgatatatataaacacaaatcAACTATTTGATATACTCGAACAATTAATGTCCGCACACTACTTTGTTGTATAGTGTAAGAAGAGGTGATACCAACTTAGATGAATGTATACAACTTCAGACTATAACAATGATCCtagtgaaaaataataatactaaagaAATGTCTCATTTTTTCAAGTTTAGTCCGCATTCACACATTTAAACTATATCCAACCATTTGGACCTTGACAAACAAGTTATCATACGATAATTTACATCAATCATTCATAACTACTTATAATCAcattaaatcttgaattcacTTCTCAGCTATTAGATGTGCGAAAGAAAGTAGTAGTAGTTGATTCCCTTATTAGTTGAAGTGTGGAGATTGAAAGCCATAGTGTTGATGAGGCCACCCACGCCAAGAGTTGCATGGACCATTTGGTCGGTAAGATTGGAGTTGATGTTGATGTTAGGGTCCATGTCTCTTTTTCACTTCAAATTAGGAATCGTGCAACATACTTCAAGTACTACTTTTATGTCTTGTGAATGATTAAAGGATTAGgcacccatattttctacattttatGACTCATCACTCACCCCATTCCCCTATCTACACTAGAAAATGATATGacattttaatgttttttatacTTCCATACCATTGTTTTTGGCCACGAATATTTAAGTTTCAATGtacttatgttatatttgacTAGTTGTCCATTATACTAATTTGGGATGCCAATAAGAGGCTAATTAATATTCCATCTGTCCAATAATaattgtccactattgactttatatatttcttaagaaactataaatagaaggataattttactatatcactctttgcatataataaatacaatgtcttgaaaaatgtaataggaaAACGACTACAATTAATGATAACGCTAAATTAAGAACcaagtgtaaaattatccattgatttcataaagtagaCATGTATTGTTGAACAtcccaaaataatatagtgaacaactattattggacaTACTTGAATATCTCAAAGTAGTATaatggacaactattattggacgAAAAgagtattaattttttatatgaactTTTAGAACAACATATAATTTGAGTCTCGGGAGTAGCAATTTAAACCCAGGGCTTGTCACTTGTATAAATCGTTTTCTTGAATACACAGAGGGAAAAGGACTCCACAGAGCTAGAGAAATAtgtttaagaatattttttttttagcaattttactatgttaaaagtgataaataaaagtaaagaagttattttcaaaataatggACAAGTAAACGTAAATGGAGGAAGTAAAATGCCAAAAAAGAAATGGAGCACAGGCCAAGTGGAAATGTGAAGTCTGTTTCATACTCTATTGCTCTTTTAGTAGTTTAATAATAGAGTCAACTTGCATTTTTTGTTCACTCCATCTCCCAACTCCATGTCTCAGCATTTTCAAACACTTATTACACATAATTAATTGCATGTGTTCCTCAAAACTCTCCACACTTCATTCAATGCTCTTATTTCTTTATTCATATTTGACTTTCCAAGTTTTCACttattcataataaaaaaaaaacatcactCATCTCATTTCCAGCTTGAATCTCGTTCAATTCATAAACACGTACAATTTCAATTAATCAAGCTCATCATATTCTTTATTTCATTATCGTATTGATGGATGCAGCAGCATCAGATAAACATATGTCCATTCAGGTATCCCAGTTTCTTGTTTCATTCAAAAACCAGCAGAACAACAACATTAGTGTAGCTCATTTAACTCCAATGGGTGCAGTTTCTGAAAACGGCTTCCCAATAATTGGCGTCGCGATGTTAGGAATCATGGCTATAGGATTCGTGCTAGTCAGTTACTACATCTTTGTAACAAAATGCTGCATCAACTGGCAACAGTTTGATCCTTTAAGACGCTTCTTCAATACGCGTCCACGCCAATATGAAGACCCTTTAATGGCTTATACACCATCAAGAGAAAGCAGAGGACTTGATGAATTGGTAATAAGAGAAATTCCAACTTTTCCATACAGCAAAAACAGAGTTGGTGAAAGAAGTTTTAGAAGATGTGTTGTTTGTTTGAATGAATTTAAAGAAGATGAAATGCTTAGACTTCTTCCAAAATGTAGCCATGCTTTCCATTTAGATTGCATTGATATTTGGCTTCAAAACAATGCTAGTTGCCCTCTTTGTAGAACTAGCATTTCAGGTACAACAACTAAACATCCGATTGATATGATTGTCGCGCCAAATTCATCCCCTCAAGATCCTCATATTCCGCTTCTGAGAAGAAGAAGTGAAATGTTAGGAAGTGAGGAAGATTTCGTAGTTATTGAATTGAGTGGTGAACTTGGAACAGAGGCGCAAAATAGAAGTAACTCTATTAGCACAAGTACTGACTCGTCGAGTAAATTTGAACAGAGGATTGGTAAGTCGGAGAAAGAACAAACAAGGAAGTATTCAATGATGGGAGATGAATGTATAAATGTAAGAGATAAAGATGCTCTGTTTTCAGTTGAGCCAATAAGAAGATCGTTTTCCATGGATTCAGCAGCAGATCGACATGTTTACTTATCAGTGCAACAGATGATACGTCATAATAGGCAGATGATCAGTGAGATGAGAAACAATGGGGAAAGTAGTAGCAGATCGATTCGAAAATCGATCTTTTCATTTGGACATAGAAGATCCAAGACATCAGTTTTACCTTTTGAATCTTAAATTTTGATCTTTGAATCTGTTTTTTGTTTGTTCATTCTTTGTTGCAACTTTACACAAATATTAACATGGTTTTAGACTTAGGTATAGAATCAATATTTGATAGTTTACCTATTGTAACTGACCGTCACGTCCACAAAGTTCAATTCAAAGTTCACCAAGTCTCCTATTTTCTTTTAACTTATGATAAaatgttttatttgttatttttgtacAAGAATAGGATAGGATAGAATATAAGATATATGAAACATAGCATTATTGAGAAAACTAAAATCATTGTAAAGACACTACGGTATGGCTAGgtagcaaaaatattttatttaatttttgtactaGTTATGATTTTTCATGAGTGAAAATGATTTTGTGTTCCAATTGATTTTCTTATCCTTTGAGTGGCAAAGAAATGAGATAAGGGTCCAATAATGCCAAGGGACCCATTACACCAGGGAACATCAATGAATATTTCTCTGgagttaataataatataacaaaaagataacatttttatatttattgagAGTAAATATTTACATAATGTAGTACAATTACCACGTATATGAATTGGTCAAACTTAAAAGAGCATAGTACATTTTTCTAGGCAGAAACTCATGTGAAGCTGTCTTTACAGGAACTTCTTCAACCAACCACGTTACTCACTTCAATCTATTATTAAATGAATTTAACATATATTGacgatgaaaaaaaaatttacgcGGTCAGTTATTAGTCTATTCTTCGGATTATCATAACAAACTCTTACTATAAATAACTAGTTATGGTGTTGAATCAAATTTGCTCGCATTTCAATTAATTATGTTGACTAATATAACTATTCTTAACTTATTTAGCTAAACAACTCTatgtaaaaatgataaaaagtgGACCTTAATTTCCttagaaagtttttttttaaaatctgtgTGAATGCACTGATAAagtattaattaacaaaataagtCAAACCTCAAGATTCACAATATACGAAAAAGAGTAAAGTAATTCAAAATCTCTTTCTCcagtacaatatttttttatgcaagATTCTGCGTGTTGCAAATATTTATGTCACAAATTGCAGAGACAATAAACGATTATGTAGCATAGTCAATTCCTTGTTTCCATGCCatgtgagaaaaaaaattcgCTTGAACAATATGAATCCTAGTTGTTTGTGTCGTTTCATTTAAGCTCGTCTTTCTTCGTCTAATATTAGCAACACCAAAAAGGATACAAAAACATGCTATTAAAACGAATATTCAAACACACCAATGTGATTTTCATAACCAAACCAGGACAGAGACCTCAATGTAGAAAAACAACTATTACGACAGATGAAAGTCGCAGACTGATTGATCTCGTAGCTTTCATATCCTTGGTGAAGCTTTATAAGAATAGGTTCCAGTGAAAATGATACATCAAACTAACAAAAGGTATAGTTTTATTCCTAAAAGGGAAAGAGCAGATTAATAAACTTACAGAGAACATCATTGATTCAGCATTTTAGTTGCATTACTTTGCCTTTCAATGGCTGAAACTACAACTTGTTCACTAGAATTAGCCAAAGGCAAGGCCTTCATCATATTCCCATCGGATACACCAGAAGCTTTCTTCTTTAGTTGTTCAAGAAGTCGATGAGCTTCTTTAAGTTCATCTACTGCACTTGGACCATGGCCTTCCCAAGCCTCAATTGCTTTCTCCTGGAAGTTTATAGCAAGCTGATAGCTGAAAAATACGAACTAACAGGTTAGACATATTTTTCACACTCAACTAAGAACATCATAAAATTGTAACAAACCGTTCAATTGTCCTTTTCTAATGATAAAGAACTTCTAGTTTCAAGCCTCTTTAGGAGCTTAATAAAGGTATAAATAACGAAACTCACTTGCAACAGTCATTTACGCTTAGTTCTCAACAAATATGATTTCCATAACTAAGGTTTTAGGATAACATAATGCAGGTTTAGGTAATTATGTGGTTGAATATGGAAGCATATGTTACAACAACTGAACCTCTGGAAGCATAATTGGTTCTGACACTCCTGAAGTTGCGTGAATAAATCACTGTACCCATTTTTACAGGATTCTCAAATTGCATTTTCATAGAGCCTTCTCCAGATTGTCTATTTGCTTGtgacaattttatattttttaaatgacaGTCTGTGAAAACATTATGATGACCATTAATCTTGTCCTCAAATTTAGAGGTGTACAGAGAGTACGCTATGTCGCACATCAAGTTCCCACCTAAGAGTCTTAAGACAGATGCAATAACAGAAAGCACGGAGAAGAATGACAACTAAGAATTATATGAATCTAGCCAATTTGAATTAGTTATAAAACAATAGTACAAAGAAAGTCAATATCAGAATCTGTCTATCAATGTCATCCATAGTTGTTTATGGGTGCATAGTGGCCCCTTAAAGCCATTATCTAactcaagaaaattaaaaaacagAAGTAACTTGATGTTTAAACTTCTAGTGGTGATTGAACAGCTGCAATCCTTGCACAAACTAATAATCTAATGTACGACAAAAGCGAAGGAATAAAGTAAGATGCTTTTGTGTTATAATTCAGTAACAAGTTGCAATTAAATTTAGCGCAAGGAGGACCCCAGTGACCCCAAACGGTATTGAGTGGGACGGTTGACTCCAATTAAACTATTAAAGTCTTAATGCCAATTCACTACAGATGGAAATACGTCTACCTTAATACCAGTAGGAAAAGCTCAAAACAGAGGTGGGAATGATTGGTGCAACCTATCAACACCAATTAGATGTTGGACGTCATTAAATAATATTCAAGGAATAATTTTGAATAAACTTCCTCCACTGATCAAACTTCCTGGACAGAAAAGGTTTTGTTTGAATTTCCCATTTTCTTAAGTTTATTTTTCCTTCAGGCGTATAGACCTCTATtgacaaaaaagagaaaatccAAATGTAGGGAAAATCAAAAAGGCATTTACATGCataacatctttttttttttttttgatttgcaccggatgtccgagtctctttgagccccaactaatcccgggggtgcacaggccctcggcaaggagtttcccgcaagtgcaccacggttaattcaggttttacccagtccgatggccctcagaaattgtttgcacctagtgggtttcgaacttgagaccttgaaagggagcacaccccaaggctcaagtcaattgccagcaggccaacccCTGAGGGTTAAAGTAACATCTTTCTTCAATCAAAGTAACTTATATAACATAGTTTGTTTATCTAACCAATACATGGGTATCCTTTATGtagtatacaaatataaataactcCGCTTGATGTTAGTCTATTGTCCTAAGATCAATCAGTAAATAATCATGTGTCCATTCCGGTTTAATCAGAATTATTTCATTCCAATACTAGT
It encodes the following:
- the LOC125870311 gene encoding RING-H2 finger protein ATL16-like — encoded protein: MDAAASDKHMSIQVSQFLVSFKNQQNNNISVAHLTPMGAVSENGFPIIGVAMLGIMAIGFVLVSYYIFVTKCCINWQQFDPLRRFFNTRPRQYEDPLMAYTPSRESRGLDELVIREIPTFPYSKNRVGERSFRRCVVCLNEFKEDEMLRLLPKCSHAFHLDCIDIWLQNNASCPLCRTSISGTTTKHPIDMIVAPNSSPQDPHIPLLRRRSEMLGSEEDFVVIELSGELGTEAQNRSNSISTSTDSSSKFEQRIGKSEKEQTRKYSMMGDECINVRDKDALFSVEPIRRSFSMDSAADRHVYLSVQQMIRHNRQMISEMRNNGESSSRSIRKSIFSFGHRRSKTSVLPFES